The Pseudomonadota bacterium genomic interval GACCGCTACACCACCTCCTGGGAAGGGGCGACCTGGCGTTTCGCTTCACAGGCGCACCTCGACCTCTTCACCGCCGACCCGACCAAGTACGCGCCACAGTACGGCGGCTACTGTGCCTACGGCGTGGCTGAGGGTGGCCTGGTCAAGATCGAGCCCGAGGCGTGGACCATCTCGGACGGCAAGCTTTACCTGAATTACGACAAGAAGATCCAGCGCAAGTGGGAAAAGGACATCGCGGGCTACAACGAGCGAGCCGACCGGAACTTCGACGCGCTGCTGGCTGCCCAGTAAAGCCCCCACGGCCAATCCAGGGAGGCGTACAGCGCGCTCAGAGGTCCAGCACCAGGGTGCGGGTCCGTGCGCGCGAGCAACACACCGCCACCCTGTCGTTGGCCGCTTTCTCCCGGTCCGTTTGCACCCAATCGCGGTGCTCGGGCGTGCCGGACAGCACCGGCGTCAGGCACGTGCCACACACACCGGACTGACACGACACCGGCACTTCGATCCCCCGCTCGGCCAGCGCCGACACGATGGT includes:
- a CDS encoding YHS domain-containing (seleno)protein, which encodes MRILTRAVLLLMVAFGAAVHAAEPINTLEKSGFFSYKPSGVAIRGYDPVAYFTEGKPLEGDDRYTTSWEGATWRFASQAHLDLFTADPTKYAPQYGGYCAYGVAEGGLVKIEPEAWTISDGKLYLNYDKKIQRKWEKDIAGYNERADRNFDALLAAQ